One part of the Planctomycetaceae bacterium genome encodes these proteins:
- a CDS encoding DUF1611 domain-containing protein gives MNTSAPIKPHFTSLTRISDLDGEPYDVRPWTRDEWRTGDYVAGLVVSEWHPDGRLELTNGREMCPSAGDIVIGALGTRTATLEAVGDWRDIGSDGAMDAMTAAGLFGRITSMSHFLGHVIRLRYLGHVVRGENKMIMQDFVRPATAASKFAAPVILIIGTSMSSGKTMSARVLVRLLTRAGMQVAGAKLTGAGRLRDILAMKDAGAAATFDFVDVGLPSTVCPVDQYRASLKILMGRIAESKPDVVVIEAGASPLEPYNGEAAIARIRSHVKFTLLCASDPYAVVGVTKGFGFQPDLVSGVATSTTAGCRVVEELSGIRALNLQDSGSIPALNDMLRQHLDL, from the coding sequence ATGAACACGTCCGCACCGATAAAGCCGCATTTCACATCACTGACACGAATTTCCGACCTGGATGGCGAACCGTATGACGTTCGCCCGTGGACTCGCGACGAATGGCGGACCGGTGATTACGTCGCCGGTCTGGTCGTCAGCGAATGGCATCCGGACGGTCGGCTGGAACTGACAAACGGCCGCGAAATGTGCCCGTCCGCCGGTGATATCGTGATTGGCGCGCTCGGAACCCGCACGGCGACTCTGGAAGCCGTCGGCGACTGGCGAGACATCGGCAGCGATGGAGCGATGGATGCCATGACGGCGGCCGGATTGTTCGGCCGCATTACCTCGATGTCACATTTCCTGGGTCACGTCATCCGGCTGCGCTATCTGGGCCATGTCGTTCGCGGCGAAAACAAAATGATCATGCAGGACTTTGTTCGACCCGCAACTGCAGCTTCAAAGTTCGCAGCCCCCGTCATTCTGATCATCGGTACGTCCATGTCGTCGGGAAAGACGATGTCCGCCCGAGTTCTGGTGCGGTTGCTGACTCGTGCCGGAATGCAAGTCGCGGGAGCCAAGCTGACGGGAGCCGGTCGACTGCGGGACATACTTGCCATGAAGGATGCCGGAGCCGCGGCGACATTCGATTTTGTAGACGTCGGACTGCCGTCCACAGTCTGTCCGGTCGATCAGTATCGTGCTTCACTGAAGATCCTGATGGGACGAATCGCGGAATCGAAACCCGACGTAGTCGTTATCGAAGCCGGTGCGTCGCCGCTGGAACCCTACAACGGCGAAGCGGCCATCGCACGAATTCGTTCACACGTGAAATTCACATTGCTGTGTGCGTCAGACCCGTATGCTGTGGTCGGTGTGACAAAGGGCTTTGGATTTCAGCCGGATCTTGTTTCCGGAGTCGCCACGTCCACAACAGCGGGCTGCCGCGTTGTGGAAGAACTGTCGGGAATCCGTGCTCTGAACCTTCAGGACTCAGGTTCCATTCCGGCGCTGAACGACATGCTGCGGCAGCATTTGGACCTGTAA
- a CDS encoding M20 family metallopeptidase — protein MSAGRDRALRLRDHLAAQTPQMLNLLTAVALAESPSQDHQAQRQVQQLLSSALRDRGYRVRHVDGKTTGGLLLAIPETRSRRVPIQLLLGHCDTVWPAGTLQSMPVEQRDGNLHGPGVYDMKAGLVQAIFAVDALRATGVGSGVMPVFLINSDEEIGSPESTPHIRRLAAFADRAFVMEPSLGPAGQLKTARKGVGRFTVRVIGRAAHAGLDPDKGISAILELSHVVQALFALNDADRGITVNVGTIDGGLRPNVVAPEARAEADVRVLTNDDARHIEAAIHGLKASVPGTELKISGHIGRPPLEPTPGNVRLWNAAQELADQLGFDIEQGTAGGASDGNTTSQLTPTLDGLGAVGDGAHAVHEHVQIEQMPLRAALLAGLLALPALGIAGGRQSAIPASATETSL, from the coding sequence ATGAGCGCCGGTCGCGATCGTGCTTTGCGGCTGCGTGACCATCTTGCCGCCCAAACGCCCCAGATGCTGAATCTGCTGACAGCCGTCGCGCTGGCGGAATCTCCGTCCCAGGATCATCAGGCTCAGCGACAGGTTCAGCAACTGTTGTCGTCCGCGCTGCGGGATCGGGGATACCGCGTGCGACACGTCGACGGAAAAACGACCGGCGGACTGCTGCTGGCGATTCCGGAAACGCGGTCGCGGCGCGTTCCGATCCAACTGCTGCTGGGACACTGCGATACCGTCTGGCCGGCGGGCACACTGCAGTCCATGCCCGTCGAACAGCGCGACGGAAACCTGCACGGACCTGGTGTGTATGACATGAAGGCCGGACTGGTGCAGGCGATCTTCGCCGTCGATGCGCTGCGTGCGACCGGAGTCGGTTCCGGAGTCATGCCCGTGTTTCTGATCAATTCCGATGAGGAAATCGGAAGTCCGGAATCGACGCCGCACATCCGTCGGCTGGCGGCATTCGCGGATCGAGCGTTTGTGATGGAGCCGTCGCTGGGACCAGCCGGGCAACTGAAGACGGCACGAAAAGGTGTGGGACGCTTCACAGTGCGCGTGATCGGCCGCGCGGCGCACGCGGGACTCGATCCCGACAAGGGTATCAGCGCCATTCTGGAACTGTCCCATGTCGTGCAGGCACTGTTCGCGCTGAACGATGCCGATCGAGGAATCACGGTCAACGTCGGAACGATCGACGGCGGCCTGCGTCCCAACGTGGTCGCTCCGGAAGCTCGCGCCGAAGCCGATGTGCGTGTACTGACGAACGACGACGCCCGTCACATAGAAGCGGCAATTCATGGACTGAAGGCCAGCGTGCCGGGGACTGAACTGAAGATTTCCGGACACATTGGCCGGCCTCCACTGGAACCAACACCCGGCAACGTTCGGTTGTGGAACGCCGCGCAGGAGCTGGCCGATCAGCTGGGCTTCGACATCGAACAGGGCACCGCCGGTGGAGCCTCCGACGGAAACACGACCAGTCAGTTGACACCGACGCTGGACGGACTGGGCGCCGTTGGTGACGGTGCTCACGCGGTTCACGAACACGTCCAGATTGAACAGATGCCGCTGCGAGCCGCGCTGCTGGCGGGATTGTTGGCGCTGCCGGCTCTGGGGATTGCGGGCGGCAGACAATCCGCGATTCCGGCATCCGCAACGGAGACGTCGTTATGA
- a CDS encoding flavin reductase, which produces MTSGQKADAGSGSGRSEIRPPDSGQPNSGPLELVSLDTRHRIWDRFFMVAPLVVIGTKEPDGTFDLAPKHMVTALSWDNYFGFVCTPSHGTYQNIRREKVFTVSFPRADQVVLTSLSAAPRCDSNAKPALAALPTFAASRIDGVCLQDGSLFFECRLHLIIDGFGPNSLIAGEIIAARAIPAALRGDDIDDQDVVRSSPLLAYLAPGRFCEIRESSSFPFPQGFTREPQG; this is translated from the coding sequence ATGACGTCCGGACAAAAAGCAGACGCCGGATCGGGATCAGGCAGGTCGGAAATCAGGCCGCCGGACTCAGGTCAGCCGAATTCCGGACCGCTGGAACTTGTGTCGCTGGATACCAGGCACCGCATCTGGGATCGCTTCTTTATGGTGGCTCCGCTGGTTGTGATCGGAACGAAGGAGCCGGATGGAACATTCGATCTGGCTCCCAAGCACATGGTGACGGCTTTGTCCTGGGACAACTATTTCGGTTTTGTCTGCACGCCGAGCCACGGCACGTATCAAAACATCCGGCGCGAAAAAGTGTTTACCGTCAGCTTTCCTCGAGCCGATCAGGTGGTGCTGACCAGCCTGTCAGCGGCTCCGCGATGCGATTCGAATGCGAAACCGGCACTGGCCGCGTTGCCGACATTTGCGGCCAGCCGGATTGACGGCGTGTGTCTGCAGGATGGATCGCTGTTCTTTGAATGCCGGCTGCATTTAATCATCGACGGCTTTGGACCGAACAGCCTGATCGCCGGTGAGATCATTGCCGCCCGCGCCATTCCCGCAGCCCTGCGCGGCGATGACATCGACGATCAGGACGTGGTGCGAAGTTCTCCGTTGCTGGCCTATCTGGCTCCGGGGCGATTCTGCGAAATCCGCGAAAGTTCGTCGTTTCCCTTCCCACAGGGTTTTACTCGGGAGCCGCAGGGATGA